The proteins below come from a single Nitrospinaceae bacterium genomic window:
- a CDS encoding NADH-quinone oxidoreductase subunit A: MTSFLAEYLPILVFFFIAFGLAGFILLASWIIAPQHPDTEKLSPYECGFEPFEDSRGRFDVRFYLVALLFIIFDLEVAFLFPWAVALGDIGLFGFWSMVFFLGVLTIGFIYEWRKGALEWE; encoded by the coding sequence TTGACTAGCTTTCTCGCCGAATACCTGCCGATTCTTGTCTTCTTTTTTATCGCCTTTGGTTTGGCCGGATTTATCCTGCTTGCGTCCTGGATCATTGCTCCCCAGCATCCCGATACGGAAAAGCTTTCTCCCTATGAATGCGGGTTCGAACCTTTCGAAGACTCACGGGGCCGGTTTGATGTTCGTTTTTATCTCGTCGCCCTTCTCTTCATTATTTTTGATCTTGAGGTCGCCTTTCTTTTTCCCTGGGCCGTGGCGCTTGGCGACATCGGTCTTTTTGGATTTTGGTCGATGGTCTTTTTTCTCGGCGTCCTGACGATCGGGTTTATTTATGAATGGCGGAAGGGGGCTCTTGAATGGGAATAG
- a CDS encoding HU family DNA-binding protein, protein MNKNDLVASVASSADISKADAAKAVDATLDAITTSMSGGTEVRLVGFGTFSVTDRRASEGRNPRTGEKIQIPACKVPKFKAGKALKDAVN, encoded by the coding sequence GTGAATAAAAATGATCTTGTTGCGTCTGTTGCATCTAGCGCAGATATTTCCAAAGCCGATGCTGCAAAAGCCGTTGATGCAACGCTTGATGCTATTACCACATCCATGAGCGGTGGCACCGAGGTGCGTCTTGTTGGATTCGGCACCTTCAGCGTGACAGACCGTCGCGCCTCTGAGGGCCGTAATCCCCGCACTGGCGAGAAAATTCAGATTCCCGCTTGTAAGGTTCCAAAGTTCAAGGCCGGTAAGGCTCTGAAGGATGCTGTGAACTAA